A region of the Haematobia irritans isolate KBUSLIRL chromosome 5, ASM5000362v1, whole genome shotgun sequence genome:
AAGTACTATTATATATATGATATAGTTATTAAATTGCAATTCTAATGTAACTGCGGTTTTAGTTTCATGCGAAATATTAGAGAAAAAACACAAATACTGATATCGGACATTCGAAGatatatttgaagaaaaaaggGCATGGACAATAATGGAATGGAACAAGAAGTATTCTCCTCAAACGCTGGTCCTAGACCAACAGTCATCACTGTCAGTCCCAATCACGCCACCGCATTTATAACTCAACCTGTGGGACCCAAATCGGTTGAAATGACTTGCCCTTACTGTCGTGCCCACATTCATACTCGTGTTTCTCATGCGGCCACAACCAAAACTCACATAGTTGCATTGCTTCTATGTTGGACAGTGTAAGTTTAGCCATATATATGGAAAAGATTAATCGTTTGAATGAAGTCgaacaaactaattttttgtaacatatattttaatagtcaaattttatatattgctCAAAAACGTCGAACAAATCTAATTAAGAGATAATGGTGTAAGAGAATGTGAAcccttcagaaaagaaaaagtacacgtaaaaaaaacagtaaactcaccttttttaattaaccctttcactacctaaataaacctaatgttaaaaactttaattgttcttctgtttttactagttagtactaacatcatgtaaaacaaaaattgtcatattgagatcctacctcaattacttcaagagctatatgagcttgttctgaaaacttgattcttgaattgtgaccaaatggccttacgaaaagaagcgctatttggcctataatatctttcaaagtgttagaaaaatttaatctgtgtttcttattatacccaccaccatagaatggtgacgggggtataataagtttgtcattccgtttgtaacacatcgaaatatcgatttccgactatataaagtatatatattcttgatcagggagaaattctaagacgatataacgatgtccgtctgtctgtctgtctgtctgtctgtctgttgtaatcacgctacagtcttcaataatgaagcaatcgtgctgaaattttgcacaaactcgtcttttgtctgcaggcaggtaaagttcgaagatgggctatatcggtccaggttttgatatagtccccatataaaccgacctcctgatttgaggtcttgggcttatagaaatcgtagtttttatccaatttgcctaaaatttgaaatatagaggtagaggttatgaccataaagaggtgtgccaaaaatagtgagtatcggtccatgttttggtatagcccccatatagaccgatctcccgatttttcttcttgggcttatagaaaccgcagtttttattcaatttacctgaaattggaaatctagaggtattgtaggaccacaaatacgtgtggcaaaaattgtgagtatcggtccatgttttggtatggtccccatataaaacgacctcccgatttggggtttgggcttatagaaaccgtagtttttatccaatttgtctgaaattggaaatctagaggtattttaggaccataaagaggtgtgccgaaaatagtgagtatcggtccatattttggtatagcccccatatagaccgatttcccgattttacttcttgggcttctagaatccgaagtttttatcctatttgcctgaaattggaaatctagaggtattgtaggaccacaattatgtgtgccaaaaattgtgagtatcggtccatattttggtatagcccccatatagaccgatctcccgattttactcttgggcttatagaaaccgcagtttttattcaatttacctgaaattggaaatcaagaggtattgtaggaccacaaa
Encoded here:
- the LOC142239404 gene encoding lipopolysaccharide-induced tumor necrosis factor-alpha factor homolog isoform X2, which translates into the protein MDNNGMEQEVFSSNAGPRPTVITVSPNHATAFITQPVGPKSVEMTCPYCRAHIHTRVSHAATTKTHIVALLLCWTVCCCCLPYCMDSCRNANHFCPMCGAFIGTYAS